Proteins encoded together in one Onychomys torridus chromosome 1, mOncTor1.1, whole genome shotgun sequence window:
- the As3mt gene encoding arsenite methyltransferase produces the protein MAAPRDAEIHKDVQNYYGNVLKTSADLQTNACVTPVTLVPKYIRETLKNVHEDVTSRYYGCGLVVPELLENCQILDLGCGSGRDCYVLSQLVGEKGHVTGIDMTEVQVEVAKTYLEYHMEKFGFQAPNVTFIHGCIEKLAEAGLQKESYDIVVSNCVINLVPDKGQVLREVYHVLKYGGELYFSDVYASLEVPEDIQSHKVLWGECLGGALYWKDLAIIAQKIGFCPPRLVSASLITVQNKELERVIGDCRFVSATFRLFKLPKTEPANRCRVVYKGGITGHERELIFDANFTFKEGEAVDVDGETAAVLKNSRFAQDFLFTPVGAMLLAAQGCSGLETKDIIRDPFKLAEESDKVKPRHARDGAGACCGRKKPC, from the exons A TGGCCGCTCCCCGAGACGCTGAGATCCACAAGGACGTTCAG AACTACTACGGGAATGTACTGAAGACGTCTGCAGACCTCCAGACTAATGCTTGTGTCACCCCAGTCACTTTGGTCCCCAAGTACATCCGGGAAACTCTGAAGAATGTACATGAGGACGTTACCTCGAG gtattatggCTGTGGTCTGGTTGTCCCTGAGCTTCTGGAAAACTGCCAGATTTTGGATCTGGGTTGCGGAAGTGGCAGAGACTGCTATGTGCTTAGCCAGCTAGTTGGCGAGAAGGGACATGTCACTGGAATAGACATGACTGAGGTCCAG GTGGAAGTGGCTAAAACCTATCTTGAGTACCACATGGAAAAATTTGGTTTCCAGGCACCCAATGTGACTTTCATTCACGGCTGCATTGAGAAGTTGGCAGAGGCTGGGCTGCAGAAGGAGAGCTACGATATCGTTGT ATCCAATTGTGTTATCAACCTTGTCCCCGATAAAGGACAAGTGCTTCGGGAGGTGTATCACGTGCTCAAG TACGGTGGGGAGCTGTATTTCAGTGACGTCTATGCTAGCCTTGAAGTACCAGAAGACATCCAGTCACACAAGGTTCTATGGG GTGAATGCCTGGGTGGTGCTTTGTACTGGAAGGATCTTGCCATCATTGCCCAAAAAATTGGTTTCTGTCCTCCGCGCTTGGTCTCTGCCAGTCTCATTACAGTTCAAAACAAGGAACTAGAACGTGTTATTG GGGACTGTCGCTTTGTGTCTGCCACGTTTCGGCTCTTCAAACTCCCTAAGACAGAACCAGCTAACAGATGCCGAGTTGTTTACAAAGGAGGAATCACAGGGCATGAAAGAGAACTAATCTTCGATGCAAATTTCACATTCAAG GAAGGCGAAGCTGTTGACGTGGATGGAGAGACCGCAGCTGTCCTGAAGAACTCACGCTTTGCTCAAGATTTTCTCTTCACCCCTGTTGGAGCCATGCTGCTGGCCGCCCAGGGCTGTTCTGGATTAGAAACGAAG